One segment of Perognathus longimembris pacificus isolate PPM17 chromosome 26, ASM2315922v1, whole genome shotgun sequence DNA contains the following:
- the Tm4sf1 gene encoding transmembrane 4 L6 family member 1 produces the protein MGRELPGFSPLPPALRPGASLGWRRRGEAVTMSDGRCARCVGHSLVWLATLCIVANILLYFPNGETKYASEHHLSRFVWFFSGLAGGGLLMLLPACVFIGLEDGDGCGCDDCGKGCATLSSVLAALIGIAGSGYCVIVAALGLAEGPLCADASGQWNYTFADTEGGYLMDSSTWSRCQEPEHVVEWNVTLFSLLLALGGIEFILCLIQVINGVFGGLCGYCCSRQQRYDC, from the exons ATGGGCCGGGAGCTGCCTGGCTTCTCTCCACTGCCGCCGGCTCTGCGTCCTGGGGCATCTCTGGGCTGGAGGCGGCGCGGGGAAGCGGTCACCATGAGCGACGGCAGGTGCGCCCGGTGCGTTGGGCACTCTCTGGTGTGGCTGGCTACGCTCTGCATCGTGGCTAACATCCTGCTTTACTTTCCCAACGGGGAAACCAAGTACGCCTCGGAACACCACCTCAGCCGCTTTGTCTGGTTCTTCTCGGGCCTGGCTGGAGGGGGCTTGCTG ATGCTGCTCCCGGCCTGCGTGTTCATCGGGCTGGAGGACGGGGACGGCTGTGGCTGCGACGACTGCGGCAAGGGCTGCGCG ACGCTGTCCTCGGTGCTGGCCGCCCTCATCGGCATCGCGGGGTCCGGCTACTGCGTCATCGTGGCCGCGCTGGGCCTGGCGGAAGGGCCCTTGTGCGCGGACGCCTCCGGCCAGTGGAACTACACCTTTGCGGACACGGAGGGCGG GTACCTTATGGACAGCTCCACGTGGTCCCGGTGCCAGGAGCCTGAGCATGTGGTAGAGTGGAACGtcaccctcttctccctcctcctggccCTCGGCGGGATTGAATTCATCTTGTGCCTCATTCAAGTCATCAACGGAGTGTTCGGAGGCCTCTGTGGGTACTGCTGCTCACGCCAGCAG aGATACGACTGCTAA